A single window of Pieris rapae chromosome 4, ilPieRapa1.1, whole genome shotgun sequence DNA harbors:
- the LOC111001043 gene encoding perilipin-4 isoform X5 has protein sequence MFSGIAGAFRSIGEKTASLFERKKKDAEQLAQEKVAEAAHVVEEQVKKTGELVAGAEKSANDAANSATETKQSAIDALDKELSKVSLAAGEAKDAATKAVADGKKVVETTKDTLATTVDNTKKAAETALNTAKGTLSSTVDATKSTAQSVVDTGKSYASGAKENFDNSLEMSKESGDSFLETTKQYVSSVKDSVSSTVDSTMKAAQSTLETGKSYVDLTKDSVTNTIQSTVDTTKQTAQSAVDTGKSYVTSAKDTLSSTVEAAQKSAQSAFDNGKSYVDTAKETVEVNKNASVEASKAYIDSAKDTVTSTVDSTKKTAQSTMETGKSYVDSAKDTVQSTLKSTIDTAKSTANSVVETGKSYIDTAKDSVTNTVDYTKNTATSVVDTGSSYIGAAKDTVTNTVQSTLDVTKNVAQAAVEKGTALVGTAKDSVVNAVDTTKSVAQGAVDSTKTAAQSAVDTTKSVAQNIVEKGTSLVGTAKDTVASTVDSTKNVAASAADKGFGLMNSAKETVTNSVNSTVDTSKSVATSAYDKGTSYVNSAKDSVTNTLYGTVDASKNVASCVYEKGSSLVETAKDTVASTLDTTKNVASSAVEKGSSLVGSAKDSVSSTVQNTVDTTKNVASAVYDKSASLVTGAKDTVSSLVSGDSNDTINTTVDHTKKAAEEAKEKARLAAEAAKEEAKRAANAAVEESKKAAEKAAADASNAVHSTVDNTLKRMEGAADEGLKNAGHVVDEKIKDADKYLNEKRENLVSNLSSTAKDGADAAAGLLSKGLTQFSK, from the exons ATGTTCAGCGGAATCGCAG GCGCGTTCCGAAGCATCGGAGAGAAAACAGCATCACTCTTCGAGAGGAAGAAGAAGGATGCCGAGCAGCTCGCCCAAGAGAAAGTAGCTGAGGCCGCCCACGTTGTCGAGGAGCAGGTGAAAAAAACAGGTGAACTGGTCGCTGGTGCTGAGAAGAGCGCTAATGATGCTGCTAACTCAG CAACTGAAACGAAGCAATCGGCGATCGATGCTCTTGACAAGGAGCTGTCGAAGGTGTCCCTGGCTGCTGGTGAGGCAAAGGATGCTGCAACGAAGGCTGTAGCTGACGGAAAGAAGGTCGTTGAAACCACCAAAG ATACGTTAGCTACGACAGTTGATAACACAAAGAAAGCAGCGGAAACAGCACTGAACACAGCAAAAG GTACGCTCAGTAGTACAGTAGACGCTACTAAGAGCACAGCACAGTCTGTGGTGGATACGGGAAAGAGTTACGCATCTGGGGctaaag aaaACTTTGATAATTCATTAGAAATGTCCAAGGAAAGTGGTGATTCGTTTTTAGAGACAACTAAACAATATGTCTCTAGTGTAAAAG ATTCTGTATCAAGTACTGTAGACAGCACAATGAAGGCTGCACAAAGTACCTTAGAAACAGGAAAATCGTACGTCGATTTAACAAAAG actcTGTTACAAATACTATTCAATCAACTGTAGACACGACAAAGCAAACTGCTCAATCAGCTGTTGATACGGGAAAATCGTATGTCACTAGTGCCAAAG atACATTATCAAGCACAGTAGAAGCTGCACAAAAATCAGCACAATCTGCTTTTGATAATGGAAAGAGTTACGTAGATACTGCTAaag AAACCGTAGAGGTCAACAAAAATGCAAGCGTCGAAGCAAGCAAAGCCTATATAGATTCTGCGAAAG ATACTGTTACTAGCACTGTTGATAGTACAAAGAAAACTGCTCAAAGTACAATGGAAACCGGAAAATCTTATGTCGACTCTGCTAAAG ATACCGTTCAAAGCACATTAAAGAGCACAATAGATACAGCCAAAAGCACAGCCAATTCTGTTGTTGAAACTGGAAAATCTTACATCGATACAGCTAAAG actCTGTCACCAACACTGTAGATTATACCAAAAATACTGCCACGTCAGTTGTCGATACTGGGTCATCCTACATTGGTGCAGCCAAAG ATACTGTGACTAATACCGTACAAAGCACATTAGATGTTACAAAGAATGTTGCTCAAGCCGCTGTTGAAAAAGGCACTGCTCTTGTAGGCACCgctaaag ACTCCGTAGTAAATGCTGTAGATACGACAAAGTCTGTCGCACAAGGTGCAGTTGACTCAACTAAAACTGCAGCACAAAGTGCAGTGGACACGACCAAATCTGTGgcacaaaatattgtagaaaagGGTACATCATTAGTAGGCACTGCTAAAG aCACCGTAGCAAGCACTGTTGATTCTACCAAAAATGTAGCAGCATCAGCAGCTGATAAAGGATTTGGCTTAATGAATAGTGCTAAAG aaACAGTTACAAATTCAGTCAATTCTACTGTTGATACTTCTAAATCAGTAGCAACATCTGCGTATGATAAAGGAACTTCTTACGTTAACTCGGCGAAAG ATTCAGTTACAAATACATTGTACGGTACAGTAGATGCTAGTAAGAATGTGGCTTCATGCGTGTATGAAAAGGGATCCTCATTAGTAGAGACAGCAAAAG ATACGGTAGCAAGCACTCTTGATACAACAAAAAACGTAGCGTCATCGGCAGTAGAAAAGGGCTCTTCTTTAGTTGGTAGTGCAAAAG attcaGTATCAAGCACAGTCCAAAATACAGTAGACACTACGAAAAATGTAGCTAGCGCAGTTTACGACAAGAGTGCGTCACTAGTTACGGGTGCAAAAG ATACGGTGTCAAGTTTGGTGTCGGGTGATTCCAATG ATACAATTAACACGACGGTAGATCACACCAAGAAGGCTGCTGAGGAAGCAAAAGAGAAGGCAAGGTTGGCTGCGGAGGCAGCAAAGGAAGAGGCTAAACGAGCTGCCA ATGCAGCAGTAGAGGAATCCAAGAAGGCAGCAGAAAAGGCTGCAGCAGATGCAAGCAATGCTGTTCACAGTACCGTGGACAACACATTAAAACGTATGGAAGGAGCCGCTGATGAAGGCCTGAAGAATGCTGGCCACGTCGTTGATGAAAAAATTAAGGATGCCGACAAGTACCTCAATGAGAAACGTGAAAAT
- the LOC111001043 gene encoding perilipin-4 isoform X19 encodes MFSGIAGAFRSIGEKTASLFERKKKDAEQLAQEKVAEAAHVVEEQVKKTGELVAGAEKSANDAANSATETKQSAIDALDKELSKVSLAAGEAKDAATKAVADGKKVVETTKDTLATTVDNTKKAAETALNTAKGTLSSTVDATKSTAQSVVDTGKSYASGAKENFDNSLEMSKESGDSFLETTKQYVSSVKDSVSSTVDSTMKAAQSTLETGKSYVDLTKDSVTNTIQSTVDTTKQTAQSAVDTGKSYVTSAKDTLSSTVEAAQKSAQSAFDNGKSYVDTAKETVEVNKNASVEASKAYIDSAKDTVTSTVDSTKKTAQSTMETGKSYVDSAKDTVASTVDSTKNVAASAADKGFGLMNSAKDTVSSTIDSTKNVAASAVDKGVSIVGSAKDSVTNTLYGTVDASKNVASCVYEKGSSLVETAKDTVASTLDTTKNVASSAVEKGSSLVGSAKDSVSSTVQNTVDTTKNVASAVYDKSASLVTGAKDTVSSLVSGDSNDTINTTVDHTKKAAEEAKEKARLAAEAAKEEAKRAANAAVEESKKAAEKAAADASNAVHSTVDNTLKRMEGAADEGLKNAGHVVDEKIKDADKYLNEKRENLVSNLSSTAKDGADAAAGLLSKGLTQFSK; translated from the exons ATGTTCAGCGGAATCGCAG GCGCGTTCCGAAGCATCGGAGAGAAAACAGCATCACTCTTCGAGAGGAAGAAGAAGGATGCCGAGCAGCTCGCCCAAGAGAAAGTAGCTGAGGCCGCCCACGTTGTCGAGGAGCAGGTGAAAAAAACAGGTGAACTGGTCGCTGGTGCTGAGAAGAGCGCTAATGATGCTGCTAACTCAG CAACTGAAACGAAGCAATCGGCGATCGATGCTCTTGACAAGGAGCTGTCGAAGGTGTCCCTGGCTGCTGGTGAGGCAAAGGATGCTGCAACGAAGGCTGTAGCTGACGGAAAGAAGGTCGTTGAAACCACCAAAG ATACGTTAGCTACGACAGTTGATAACACAAAGAAAGCAGCGGAAACAGCACTGAACACAGCAAAAG GTACGCTCAGTAGTACAGTAGACGCTACTAAGAGCACAGCACAGTCTGTGGTGGATACGGGAAAGAGTTACGCATCTGGGGctaaag aaaACTTTGATAATTCATTAGAAATGTCCAAGGAAAGTGGTGATTCGTTTTTAGAGACAACTAAACAATATGTCTCTAGTGTAAAAG ATTCTGTATCAAGTACTGTAGACAGCACAATGAAGGCTGCACAAAGTACCTTAGAAACAGGAAAATCGTACGTCGATTTAACAAAAG actcTGTTACAAATACTATTCAATCAACTGTAGACACGACAAAGCAAACTGCTCAATCAGCTGTTGATACGGGAAAATCGTATGTCACTAGTGCCAAAG atACATTATCAAGCACAGTAGAAGCTGCACAAAAATCAGCACAATCTGCTTTTGATAATGGAAAGAGTTACGTAGATACTGCTAaag AAACCGTAGAGGTCAACAAAAATGCAAGCGTCGAAGCAAGCAAAGCCTATATAGATTCTGCGAAAG ATACTGTTACTAGCACTGTTGATAGTACAAAGAAAACTGCTCAAAGTACAATGGAAACCGGAAAATCTTATGTCGACTCTGCTAAAG aCACCGTAGCAAGCACTGTTGATTCTACCAAAAATGTAGCAGCATCAGCAGCTGATAAAGGATTTGGCTTAATGAATAGTGCTAAAG ACACAGTATCTAGCACGATAGATAGTACTAAAAATGTAGCAGCGTCAGCTGTCGATAAAGGAGTTTCTATAGTAGGAAGTGCTAAAG ATTCAGTTACAAATACATTGTACGGTACAGTAGATGCTAGTAAGAATGTGGCTTCATGCGTGTATGAAAAGGGATCCTCATTAGTAGAGACAGCAAAAG ATACGGTAGCAAGCACTCTTGATACAACAAAAAACGTAGCGTCATCGGCAGTAGAAAAGGGCTCTTCTTTAGTTGGTAGTGCAAAAG attcaGTATCAAGCACAGTCCAAAATACAGTAGACACTACGAAAAATGTAGCTAGCGCAGTTTACGACAAGAGTGCGTCACTAGTTACGGGTGCAAAAG ATACGGTGTCAAGTTTGGTGTCGGGTGATTCCAATG ATACAATTAACACGACGGTAGATCACACCAAGAAGGCTGCTGAGGAAGCAAAAGAGAAGGCAAGGTTGGCTGCGGAGGCAGCAAAGGAAGAGGCTAAACGAGCTGCCA ATGCAGCAGTAGAGGAATCCAAGAAGGCAGCAGAAAAGGCTGCAGCAGATGCAAGCAATGCTGTTCACAGTACCGTGGACAACACATTAAAACGTATGGAAGGAGCCGCTGATGAAGGCCTGAAGAATGCTGGCCACGTCGTTGATGAAAAAATTAAGGATGCCGACAAGTACCTCAATGAGAAACGTGAAAAT
- the LOC111001043 gene encoding perilipin-4 isoform X2, which produces MFSGIAGAFRSIGEKTASLFERKKKDAEQLAQEKVAEAAHVVEEQVKKTGELVAGAEKSANDAANSATETKQSAIDALDKELSKVSLAAGEAKDAATKAVADGKKVVETTKDTLATTVDNTKKAAETALNTAKGTLSSTVDATKSTAQSVVDTGKSYASGAKENFDNSLEMSKESGDSFLETTKQYVSSVKDSVSSTVDSTMKAAQSTLETGKSYVDLTKDSVTNTIQSTVDTTKQTAQSAVDTGKSYVTSAKDTLSSTVEAAQKSAQSAFDNGKSYVDTAKETVEVNKNASVEASKAYIDSAKDTVTSTVDSTKKTAQSTMETGKSYVDSAKDTVQSTLKSTIDTAKSTANSVVETGKSYIDTAKDSVTNTVDYTKNTATSVVDTGSSYIGAAKDTVTNTVQSTLDVTKNVAQAAVEKGTALVGTAKDSVVNAVDTTKSVAQGAVDSTKTAAQSAVDTTKSVAQNIVEKGTSLVGTAKDTVASTVDSTKNVAASAADKGFGLMNSAKETVTNSVNSTVDTSKSVATSAYDKGTSYVNSAKDTVSSTIDSTKNVAASAVDKGVSIVGSAKDSVTNTLYGTVDASKNVASCVYEKGSSLVETAKDTVASTLDTTKNVASSAVEKGSSLVGSAKDSVSSTVQNTVDTTKNVASAVYDKSASLVTGAKDTINTTVDHTKKAAEEAKEKARLAAEAAKEEAKRAANAAVEESKKAAEKAAADASNAVHSTVDNTLKRMEGAADEGLKNAGHVVDEKIKDADKYLNEKRENLVSNLSSTAKDGADAAAGLLSKGLTQFSK; this is translated from the exons ATGTTCAGCGGAATCGCAG GCGCGTTCCGAAGCATCGGAGAGAAAACAGCATCACTCTTCGAGAGGAAGAAGAAGGATGCCGAGCAGCTCGCCCAAGAGAAAGTAGCTGAGGCCGCCCACGTTGTCGAGGAGCAGGTGAAAAAAACAGGTGAACTGGTCGCTGGTGCTGAGAAGAGCGCTAATGATGCTGCTAACTCAG CAACTGAAACGAAGCAATCGGCGATCGATGCTCTTGACAAGGAGCTGTCGAAGGTGTCCCTGGCTGCTGGTGAGGCAAAGGATGCTGCAACGAAGGCTGTAGCTGACGGAAAGAAGGTCGTTGAAACCACCAAAG ATACGTTAGCTACGACAGTTGATAACACAAAGAAAGCAGCGGAAACAGCACTGAACACAGCAAAAG GTACGCTCAGTAGTACAGTAGACGCTACTAAGAGCACAGCACAGTCTGTGGTGGATACGGGAAAGAGTTACGCATCTGGGGctaaag aaaACTTTGATAATTCATTAGAAATGTCCAAGGAAAGTGGTGATTCGTTTTTAGAGACAACTAAACAATATGTCTCTAGTGTAAAAG ATTCTGTATCAAGTACTGTAGACAGCACAATGAAGGCTGCACAAAGTACCTTAGAAACAGGAAAATCGTACGTCGATTTAACAAAAG actcTGTTACAAATACTATTCAATCAACTGTAGACACGACAAAGCAAACTGCTCAATCAGCTGTTGATACGGGAAAATCGTATGTCACTAGTGCCAAAG atACATTATCAAGCACAGTAGAAGCTGCACAAAAATCAGCACAATCTGCTTTTGATAATGGAAAGAGTTACGTAGATACTGCTAaag AAACCGTAGAGGTCAACAAAAATGCAAGCGTCGAAGCAAGCAAAGCCTATATAGATTCTGCGAAAG ATACTGTTACTAGCACTGTTGATAGTACAAAGAAAACTGCTCAAAGTACAATGGAAACCGGAAAATCTTATGTCGACTCTGCTAAAG ATACCGTTCAAAGCACATTAAAGAGCACAATAGATACAGCCAAAAGCACAGCCAATTCTGTTGTTGAAACTGGAAAATCTTACATCGATACAGCTAAAG actCTGTCACCAACACTGTAGATTATACCAAAAATACTGCCACGTCAGTTGTCGATACTGGGTCATCCTACATTGGTGCAGCCAAAG ATACTGTGACTAATACCGTACAAAGCACATTAGATGTTACAAAGAATGTTGCTCAAGCCGCTGTTGAAAAAGGCACTGCTCTTGTAGGCACCgctaaag ACTCCGTAGTAAATGCTGTAGATACGACAAAGTCTGTCGCACAAGGTGCAGTTGACTCAACTAAAACTGCAGCACAAAGTGCAGTGGACACGACCAAATCTGTGgcacaaaatattgtagaaaagGGTACATCATTAGTAGGCACTGCTAAAG aCACCGTAGCAAGCACTGTTGATTCTACCAAAAATGTAGCAGCATCAGCAGCTGATAAAGGATTTGGCTTAATGAATAGTGCTAAAG aaACAGTTACAAATTCAGTCAATTCTACTGTTGATACTTCTAAATCAGTAGCAACATCTGCGTATGATAAAGGAACTTCTTACGTTAACTCGGCGAAAG ACACAGTATCTAGCACGATAGATAGTACTAAAAATGTAGCAGCGTCAGCTGTCGATAAAGGAGTTTCTATAGTAGGAAGTGCTAAAG ATTCAGTTACAAATACATTGTACGGTACAGTAGATGCTAGTAAGAATGTGGCTTCATGCGTGTATGAAAAGGGATCCTCATTAGTAGAGACAGCAAAAG ATACGGTAGCAAGCACTCTTGATACAACAAAAAACGTAGCGTCATCGGCAGTAGAAAAGGGCTCTTCTTTAGTTGGTAGTGCAAAAG attcaGTATCAAGCACAGTCCAAAATACAGTAGACACTACGAAAAATGTAGCTAGCGCAGTTTACGACAAGAGTGCGTCACTAGTTACGGGTGCAAAAG ATACAATTAACACGACGGTAGATCACACCAAGAAGGCTGCTGAGGAAGCAAAAGAGAAGGCAAGGTTGGCTGCGGAGGCAGCAAAGGAAGAGGCTAAACGAGCTGCCA ATGCAGCAGTAGAGGAATCCAAGAAGGCAGCAGAAAAGGCTGCAGCAGATGCAAGCAATGCTGTTCACAGTACCGTGGACAACACATTAAAACGTATGGAAGGAGCCGCTGATGAAGGCCTGAAGAATGCTGGCCACGTCGTTGATGAAAAAATTAAGGATGCCGACAAGTACCTCAATGAGAAACGTGAAAAT
- the LOC111001043 gene encoding perilipin-4 isoform X18: MFSGIAGAFRSIGEKTASLFERKKKDAEQLAQEKVAEAAHVVEEQVKKTGELVAGAEKSANDAANSATETKQSAIDALDKELSKVSLAAGEAKDAATKAVADGKKVVETTKDTLATTVDNTKKAAETALNTAKGTLSSTVDATKSTAQSVVDTGKSYASGAKENFDNSLEMSKESGDSFLETTKQYVSSVKDSVSSTVDSTMKAAQSTLETGKSYVDLTKDSVTNTIQSTVDTTKQTAQSAVDTGKSYVTSAKDTLSSTVEAAQKSAQSAFDNGKSYVDTAKETVEVNKNASVEASKAYIDSAKDTVTSTVDSTKKTAQSTMETGKSYVDSAKDTVQSTLKSTIDTAKSTANSVVETGKSYIDTAKDTVASTVDSTKNVAASAADKGFGLMNSAKDTVSSTIDSTKNVAASAVDKGVSIVGSAKDSVTNTLYGTVDASKNVASCVYEKGSSLVETAKDTVASTLDTTKNVASSAVEKGSSLVGSAKDSVSSTVQNTVDTTKNVASAVYDKSASLVTGAKDTVSSLVSGDSNDTINTTVDHTKKAAEEAKEKARLAAEAAKEEAKRAANAAVEESKKAAEKAAADASNAVHSTVDNTLKRMEGAADEGLKNAGHVVDEKIKDADKYLNEKRENLVSNLSSTAKDGADAAAGLLSKGLTQFSK; this comes from the exons ATGTTCAGCGGAATCGCAG GCGCGTTCCGAAGCATCGGAGAGAAAACAGCATCACTCTTCGAGAGGAAGAAGAAGGATGCCGAGCAGCTCGCCCAAGAGAAAGTAGCTGAGGCCGCCCACGTTGTCGAGGAGCAGGTGAAAAAAACAGGTGAACTGGTCGCTGGTGCTGAGAAGAGCGCTAATGATGCTGCTAACTCAG CAACTGAAACGAAGCAATCGGCGATCGATGCTCTTGACAAGGAGCTGTCGAAGGTGTCCCTGGCTGCTGGTGAGGCAAAGGATGCTGCAACGAAGGCTGTAGCTGACGGAAAGAAGGTCGTTGAAACCACCAAAG ATACGTTAGCTACGACAGTTGATAACACAAAGAAAGCAGCGGAAACAGCACTGAACACAGCAAAAG GTACGCTCAGTAGTACAGTAGACGCTACTAAGAGCACAGCACAGTCTGTGGTGGATACGGGAAAGAGTTACGCATCTGGGGctaaag aaaACTTTGATAATTCATTAGAAATGTCCAAGGAAAGTGGTGATTCGTTTTTAGAGACAACTAAACAATATGTCTCTAGTGTAAAAG ATTCTGTATCAAGTACTGTAGACAGCACAATGAAGGCTGCACAAAGTACCTTAGAAACAGGAAAATCGTACGTCGATTTAACAAAAG actcTGTTACAAATACTATTCAATCAACTGTAGACACGACAAAGCAAACTGCTCAATCAGCTGTTGATACGGGAAAATCGTATGTCACTAGTGCCAAAG atACATTATCAAGCACAGTAGAAGCTGCACAAAAATCAGCACAATCTGCTTTTGATAATGGAAAGAGTTACGTAGATACTGCTAaag AAACCGTAGAGGTCAACAAAAATGCAAGCGTCGAAGCAAGCAAAGCCTATATAGATTCTGCGAAAG ATACTGTTACTAGCACTGTTGATAGTACAAAGAAAACTGCTCAAAGTACAATGGAAACCGGAAAATCTTATGTCGACTCTGCTAAAG ATACCGTTCAAAGCACATTAAAGAGCACAATAGATACAGCCAAAAGCACAGCCAATTCTGTTGTTGAAACTGGAAAATCTTACATCGATACAGCTAAAG aCACCGTAGCAAGCACTGTTGATTCTACCAAAAATGTAGCAGCATCAGCAGCTGATAAAGGATTTGGCTTAATGAATAGTGCTAAAG ACACAGTATCTAGCACGATAGATAGTACTAAAAATGTAGCAGCGTCAGCTGTCGATAAAGGAGTTTCTATAGTAGGAAGTGCTAAAG ATTCAGTTACAAATACATTGTACGGTACAGTAGATGCTAGTAAGAATGTGGCTTCATGCGTGTATGAAAAGGGATCCTCATTAGTAGAGACAGCAAAAG ATACGGTAGCAAGCACTCTTGATACAACAAAAAACGTAGCGTCATCGGCAGTAGAAAAGGGCTCTTCTTTAGTTGGTAGTGCAAAAG attcaGTATCAAGCACAGTCCAAAATACAGTAGACACTACGAAAAATGTAGCTAGCGCAGTTTACGACAAGAGTGCGTCACTAGTTACGGGTGCAAAAG ATACGGTGTCAAGTTTGGTGTCGGGTGATTCCAATG ATACAATTAACACGACGGTAGATCACACCAAGAAGGCTGCTGAGGAAGCAAAAGAGAAGGCAAGGTTGGCTGCGGAGGCAGCAAAGGAAGAGGCTAAACGAGCTGCCA ATGCAGCAGTAGAGGAATCCAAGAAGGCAGCAGAAAAGGCTGCAGCAGATGCAAGCAATGCTGTTCACAGTACCGTGGACAACACATTAAAACGTATGGAAGGAGCCGCTGATGAAGGCCTGAAGAATGCTGGCCACGTCGTTGATGAAAAAATTAAGGATGCCGACAAGTACCTCAATGAGAAACGTGAAAAT